From a region of the Vibrio orientalis CIP 102891 = ATCC 33934 genome:
- the gcvT gene encoding glycine cleavage system aminomethyltransferase GcvT has translation MTQELLKTPLHALHVEAGAKMVPFAGYDMPVQYKLGVKKEHLHTRDAAGLFDVSHMGQLRLHGEGAAAFLESLVPVDIIDLPKGNQRYAFFTNEEGGIMDDLMVANLDDHLFVVVNAACKEQDINHLEAHLPSGVELEIIDDRALLALQGPKAVDVLKRFNAQVADMVFMDVKKLNILGVECIVSRSGYTGEDGYEISVPNSHAEELAQKLTSEKEVEWIGLGARDSLRLECGLCLYGHDLDTTTTPVEASLLWGIQKIRRTGGEREGGFPGADIILKQLETKDVSRKRVGLVGQTKAPVREGAELFDADDNKIGVVTSGTAGPNAGKPVSMAYVRADLAAIGTEVYADVRGKKLAMTVEKMPFVPQRYFRG, from the coding sequence ATGACTCAAGAATTACTGAAAACACCTTTACATGCTCTTCATGTAGAGGCTGGCGCCAAGATGGTTCCATTCGCAGGCTACGATATGCCTGTTCAATACAAACTCGGCGTGAAGAAAGAGCACTTGCATACGCGTGATGCAGCAGGTCTTTTTGATGTATCCCATATGGGCCAGCTTCGTCTACACGGTGAAGGTGCGGCAGCGTTTCTTGAATCATTAGTTCCTGTAGACATTATTGACTTACCTAAAGGCAACCAGCGCTATGCTTTCTTTACTAATGAAGAGGGCGGCATCATGGATGACCTTATGGTAGCAAACCTTGATGACCACCTATTCGTGGTAGTCAACGCGGCATGTAAAGAGCAAGATATCAATCACCTTGAAGCGCACCTCCCTTCAGGTGTGGAGTTAGAGATCATTGATGATCGCGCATTGTTAGCCTTGCAAGGTCCTAAAGCGGTAGACGTGCTTAAGCGCTTTAATGCTCAAGTGGCTGACATGGTCTTTATGGATGTGAAGAAGCTTAATATTCTTGGCGTTGAATGTATCGTGAGCCGTAGTGGCTACACTGGTGAAGATGGTTACGAAATCTCTGTACCAAACTCACACGCTGAAGAGTTAGCACAAAAGTTAACTTCAGAAAAGGAAGTAGAGTGGATTGGCTTGGGTGCACGTGATTCACTGCGCTTAGAGTGTGGCCTGTGTCTATACGGTCATGACCTAGACACAACAACGACGCCAGTAGAAGCGAGCCTACTGTGGGGCATTCAAAAGATTCGTCGTACTGGCGGTGAGCGCGAAGGCGGCTTCCCTGGTGCAGATATCATTCTTAAGCAGCTTGAAACTAAAGATGTTTCTCGTAAGCGTGTTGGTCTAGTAGGCCAAACGAAAGCGCCAGTGCGTGAAGGTGCTGAGCTGTTCGATGCGGATGATAACAAAATTGGCGTTGTAACCAGTGGTACCGCTGGGCCAAATGCAGGCAAGCCTGTTTCAATGGCTTATGTTCGTGCAGATCTGGCGGCAATTGGTACAGAAGTTTACGCCGATGTACGTGGTAAAAAGTTGGCAATGACGGTAGAAAAAATGCCATTTGTGCCACAGAGATACTTCCGCGGTTAA
- a CDS encoding S1 family peptidase: MRSISVLASSLLAFSAHSAEVTPYIVNGTDISASSYPDFVSLFYDRINYDGLYGKGPYCGGTLLDEQHVLTAAHCIYGDSNYQLFTSVVPQLQNESDFPNSVQQRVMVNEYYYPSTYNDSTLYDDIAIVKLASPITAVNTYVALADDSERGTYRQTSEDFYAVGHGNTESNYDSTKELQRTKLKWVDNTTCDANYTTDASENLCMDGAATVTYDNATCQGDSGGPLYWNGKQVGITSFGPQTCGNPAVTANSVFTEVALTKHKDWINSVLSGNEAPIVTVTDAQRNTALGITTPTDSGGGGGSLGIFVLSALGLLGWRRRLNSSNFK; this comes from the coding sequence ATGAGAAGTATTTCTGTTTTAGCTTCTTCTTTATTGGCATTTAGTGCTCATAGTGCAGAAGTAACCCCTTATATCGTTAACGGGACCGATATCAGTGCGTCCAGTTACCCAGATTTTGTCAGTCTTTTTTATGACCGTATAAACTACGATGGCTTGTATGGCAAAGGGCCTTACTGTGGTGGTACGTTATTGGATGAACAACATGTGTTGACTGCGGCACACTGTATTTACGGGGACTCCAACTACCAGTTATTTACCTCTGTGGTGCCACAGTTACAGAATGAAAGTGATTTTCCTAACTCCGTTCAGCAACGGGTTATGGTCAATGAGTACTACTACCCAAGTACTTACAATGACTCCACCCTTTACGATGATATTGCCATCGTAAAGCTAGCTAGCCCAATTACGGCTGTAAACACTTATGTTGCTCTTGCAGATGACAGTGAACGTGGGACTTACCGCCAGACATCAGAAGATTTTTATGCAGTTGGGCATGGCAATACCGAAAGCAATTATGATTCAACGAAAGAACTACAACGAACGAAGTTGAAATGGGTTGATAACACTACATGCGATGCTAACTATACGACCGATGCCAGCGAGAATCTATGTATGGATGGCGCAGCAACTGTAACGTATGACAATGCAACGTGTCAGGGTGACTCTGGGGGGCCACTTTATTGGAATGGTAAACAAGTCGGTATTACCAGTTTTGGTCCACAAACATGTGGTAACCCCGCTGTAACCGCAAACTCTGTGTTCACTGAAGTTGCGCTTACGAAGCACAAAGATTGGATTAACTCTGTACTAAGTGGCAATGAAGCACCAATAGTAACGGTTACTGATGCGCAAAGAAATACAGCATTAGGTATTACAACACCAACTGATTCAGGTGGCGGCGGTGGTTCGTTGGGCATATTTGTTTTATCTGCGCTCGGTTTGCTTGGCTGGAGACGTAGACTTAACTCGTCGAACTTTAAGTAA
- a CDS encoding S1 family peptidase, translating to MPKLYWSLWLLIYSSCNYAVEIQPYIVNGTNANIVNYPSFSSLFYRSDSVYSTSSYCGATMINSRYVLTAAHCIYGDDNLMLHTVVAPQLEDESNFLSSQQAKAKAFYYLDSYVDSASALWRDDIAIIELETALAVSDYTSILNTTINNAFSDSDEYKAVGHGYIEGNVAGGTLLLETDLTYISTQSCQSIYGNALTSSHLCFTGPIQGGYRNSTCNGDSGGPVYWYNGSQYIQIGITSFGPASCGDTSVNVTSVFTDIHDYQAWIGRVINGQEVPKAYVVTSGGVRTLINNDSSSRVEAESTPSQGSESSGGAFGLLSTLILALLLLVKHPVALGRNESS from the coding sequence ATGCCTAAGTTGTATTGGTCTTTATGGTTGTTGATATACTCCTCTTGTAATTATGCTGTTGAAATTCAGCCATATATTGTCAATGGCACTAACGCGAATATCGTAAACTACCCCTCATTTTCTAGTCTCTTTTATCGTTCTGATAGCGTCTACAGTACGTCGTCATATTGCGGTGCGACCATGATCAATTCTCGGTATGTTTTGACGGCTGCCCACTGTATCTACGGTGATGACAATCTAATGCTACACACCGTAGTCGCGCCTCAACTGGAAGATGAAAGCAATTTTCTTTCCTCCCAACAAGCAAAAGCGAAAGCGTTTTATTACCTCGACAGCTACGTTGATTCTGCGAGTGCTTTGTGGCGAGACGATATCGCCATCATCGAGCTAGAAACGGCGCTGGCGGTGTCTGATTACACTTCGATACTGAACACCACAATCAATAACGCTTTCTCAGACAGTGACGAGTACAAGGCGGTTGGTCACGGTTACATCGAAGGTAATGTTGCGGGCGGCACTTTGTTACTAGAGACAGACCTTACCTACATCAGCACACAATCTTGTCAGTCCATTTATGGCAATGCCTTAACGTCAAGCCACTTGTGTTTTACCGGACCGATTCAGGGGGGGTATCGTAACTCTACTTGTAATGGAGACTCAGGCGGCCCGGTGTATTGGTATAACGGTAGCCAGTATATTCAAATTGGGATCACCAGTTTTGGTCCGGCCTCTTGCGGTGATACTAGTGTTAATGTGACCTCTGTGTTTACTGATATACATGACTACCAAGCATGGATTGGACGAGTGATTAATGGCCAAGAAGTACCAAAGGCTTATGTCGTCACCTCCGGTGGTGTGCGAACGCTGATTAATAATGATTCTAGCTCAAGGGTAGAAGCCGAATCGACACCAAGTCAGGGTAGTGAGTCGAGTGGTGGAGCGTTTGGATTATTGAGTACACTTATTTTAGCACTACTACTTTTAGTCAAGCATCCAGTCGCATTAGGCCGAAATGAGTCTAGTTAA
- a CDS encoding LuxR C-terminal-related transcriptional regulator codes for MTNNDVYQITLISDISMQSKLLKDSLEKGLPIQVNIVSSDALRAIDSNGGKIDELVLIDFHYLDDEKFEYYNSAKTQSKATIKEIVFNCPVEAPSSQLFKWRNLVGVFYIDDDVSLLLKGMDKIMNDEMWLSRKVAQDYIEHFRCANTVTTSQAYANLTKREKEIMRLLGHGASNVQIADELFVSENTVKTHLHNIFKKINAKNRLQALLWANNNIALEERV; via the coding sequence ATGACGAACAATGATGTTTACCAAATTACCCTTATTTCTGATATCAGTATGCAGTCGAAACTGCTGAAGGACTCATTGGAGAAAGGTCTCCCTATTCAGGTTAATATCGTTTCTTCTGACGCGTTGAGGGCGATTGACTCCAACGGTGGGAAAATCGATGAGCTAGTCTTGATTGATTTCCATTATTTAGATGATGAAAAGTTCGAGTACTACAACAGCGCTAAGACTCAAAGCAAAGCAACGATTAAGGAAATTGTGTTTAACTGCCCAGTTGAAGCTCCTTCTAGTCAGCTCTTTAAGTGGCGCAACTTAGTCGGCGTGTTTTATATCGATGATGATGTGTCATTGTTATTGAAAGGCATGGACAAGATCATGAATGACGAGATGTGGTTATCGCGTAAGGTTGCTCAGGACTATATCGAGCATTTCCGCTGTGCCAATACGGTGACCACGTCACAAGCCTATGCCAACCTGACTAAACGTGAAAAGGAAATAATGCGCTTACTTGGTCATGGGGCATCTAACGTGCAAATTGCTGATGAGTTGTTTGTCAGTGAAAACACGGTGAAAACTCATCTACACAACATCTTCAAGAAAATCAATGCAAAGAATCGCCTTCAAGCACTGCTGTGGGCCAACAATAATATTGCCTTGGAAGAGCGCGTTTAG
- a CDS encoding DUF3012 domain-containing protein — MKKITLALFTLLALSACKDEVGTQAWCDNMADTPKSEWNAQSAVDYAKHCVLQDAVGSEAWCNDLEETPKGDWSANDAASYTKHCVF; from the coding sequence ATGAAGAAAATTACGTTAGCTTTATTTACGTTATTAGCTTTGAGTGCATGTAAAGATGAAGTCGGTACACAGGCTTGGTGCGATAACATGGCGGATACGCCAAAGAGTGAATGGAACGCGCAAAGCGCGGTTGATTACGCGAAACACTGCGTGCTACAAGATGCTGTCGGTAGTGAAGCTTGGTGTAATGATCTTGAAGAAACACCTAAAGGTGACTGGAGCGCTAATGACGCAGCCAGCTACACCAAGCACTGTGTATTCTAA
- the rbsD gene encoding D-ribose pyranase: MKKSTLINSELSYLVATLGHTDEITICDAGLPIPDEVQRIDLALTHGVPSFLETVKVIMSESQVEGVIIADEFVTVSPNHHDALVEQIKAESEASGKSISVTYVSHEEFKSRTANSRAVVRTGECTPYANVIFQAGVVF, encoded by the coding sequence ATGAAAAAAAGTACCCTAATAAATTCTGAGCTTTCCTACTTAGTGGCTACATTGGGCCACACTGATGAAATCACTATTTGTGATGCTGGTTTGCCTATTCCCGATGAAGTTCAGCGTATCGATTTAGCGCTTACTCATGGCGTCCCTTCATTTCTAGAAACAGTTAAAGTGATCATGAGTGAATCACAAGTTGAGGGCGTGATTATTGCTGACGAGTTTGTCACGGTAAGCCCCAACCATCACGATGCGCTTGTAGAGCAGATCAAAGCGGAAAGCGAAGCGAGCGGAAAATCAATCTCAGTGACTTATGTTTCTCATGAAGAATTCAAATCTCGTACGGCGAATAGTCGTGCGGTGGTTCGTACTGGTGAATGCACACCTTATGCGAACGTGATATTTCAAGCTGGTGTGGTTTTTTAG